A single Lactuca sativa cultivar Salinas chromosome 8, Lsat_Salinas_v11, whole genome shotgun sequence DNA region contains:
- the LOC111920629 gene encoding B3 domain-containing protein At2g36080 — protein MSLKLNMNPDHEYFHHQTFVKEHMFEKRLTPSDVGKLNRLVIPKQYAEKYLPVISGSLVLSVVDESGKQWKFRYSYWNSSQSYVFTKGWSRFVKEKKLEAGDVVFFQRQVVDSSSVMVLGWRRRMNDGWISSEKPEMTKYKTVRLFGVNLECRTFEAQEDSISDMKAPTPDHGCFTTKMEKEGILEMGPWRHM, from the exons ATGTCTTTGAAGCTCAATATGAATCCAGACCATGAATATTTTCACCACCAAACGTTTGTAAAAGAACACATGTTTGAGAAACGACTGACTCCCAGTGACGTCGGGAAGCTCAACCGCCTCGTCATCCCCAAACAGTACGCCGAGAAATACCTTCCGGTCATCTCCGGCAGCCTGGTTCTGAGCGTGGTGGACGAGTCCGGCAAGCAGTGGAAGTTCCGGTACTCCTACTGGAATAGCAGTCAGAGTTACGTTTTCACGAAAGGGTGGAGTCGTTTTGTTAAAGAGAAGAAGCTTGAAGCCGGTGACGTCGTGTTTTTTCAACGTCAGGTGGTGGACTCTAGTTCAGTCATGGTTCTTGGGTGGAGGCGGCGGATGAACGACGGTTGGATTTCATCGGAAAAGCCAG AGATGACGAAGTATAAAACAGTGAGGCTTTTTGGCGTGAATCTTGAATGTAGGACCTTTGAAGCTCAGGAGGATTCAATAAGTGACATGAAGGCACCCACACCTGATCATGGTTGTTTTACTACTAAAATG GAGAAAGAGGGTATTTTGGAGATGGGGCCATGGAGGCATATGTAG